A segment of the Candida albicans SC5314 chromosome 2, complete sequence genome:
ATTTCCACATACACATTACTTGCAAAGCCATCATATGCATTCAAGCCCAAGTTTGAGCCTGGGAAAGTCAATCAGATCGAACAATATTATATGAGATGTATAACCACATGGAATTCAGATAAACAGGGAGATGATGAGAAGGTTGAAAAGGGATTCGATATTCTGGAACCGTTTATAAACAAGGAATCAAACATTGTAGTAAGAAAATTGTTTACGGAGGAAGACAGTGTTGAAAGGGTTTGGACATTACAAGTAAGTGACATCCCTGTAGCCGGTAAGAACCAGGGATGCtgtcaacaacaaatatatGAAAGTACGTTAGTGCACACCCATACAGCAATTGAGATTAAAGTTGGGAATGGTGATCCAATAGATATAGATACAAACAATGATAAACAGGGTGACAATAATACCGATAAACCGAAACAAGAACACGATGGTAAACTTCCAGAGGCAATCGATGAAGacataataaaaaatggagatgaaaaaaagactACGCATGATGACAATGATTCTGATATCATGGAAATTGATGAGCCAAACCCTGAAACACAGACCCTTCCACAGTCATTATCAAACGGTGTATCACAGAGGACGACTAGGAAAGACTCATTCTTAATCTTTCTTTCTGACTTGGGATACGAGGTGATAAACCAATATTGGCAGAAAGGAGTTCGATTTTTCTACGGTGACATAATTATAGAgatatataaaatattcatCAGAGATGAGAGCAGCCAAGCTGATTCAAATGAAggaataaaattgaaattgttagatgattcaaatcaatttcaaatcaaagcATACATTAATATTAACAAATCCACCGAGATTGACTCAATTAACCTGGGTGTCAAAGAACTAATCAAATTGCAAGAGTTtcttaaaaatttatttgtatTAGAGATTCCCGACCGAATGTTCATGGACAGCAGAATCAAGCAGTAGTAATATACAACTCTTAGTTAGTTTGATTTTCTCGAACTCATCTATTTGACATTATTCTTTCCGTTTGTTTATCACAAACGAATCTCGTTGTAAATCACTAATCGTAAAGTCCACCTCTCCTTTACTTGGATCCGGCTTTAACTCATTAATCtgtttcaataaattgtttaGTTCCAAAGGTCGTTGTGGTAAATGATCACTGGCTAGTAACCGAAATATGCCATTGTTTTCATTTCGTTTGGGAGAAGGGGTAACAGTTTCGTGATCATTGTCATACAAATGGTTTATAAACATCATCTGTAAATTTAAAGCTTTTGTTACACTTTGATCATCTTTCAAATCGTTCAACCCAGATAGCTTCAACATCTTTTTCACAATCTCTGGCGACACCTCTGGTTGAGATGATCCAGTAGGCAGTTTTAATAACTCATTGATGGACCAAGTAGACTCTGCCAAAAAATTTCGGATTTCTTCGGTTGTTTTtaagttttcaaatcttcttGAGCTTGTTATTAGGTTCCTTGTTGTTGACCTTAGTATGGATTTCATGTTTTATAAACAACTGCTGATTGTTAACGGTTTTAGCAAGTATTGATTCACATAGATTAAAgttgggttttttttttagtgtcgtttttcaacttttttttttttcagaaTTGCACATCGATGTAATTCACAGAATAAACTACACTaccaaaaatatcaaattataatcaaataCATTACCAGATTTTCTACACTTTGATATAAACTGCTATTCACATTTCcgatcaattcaattttttcaattgttctttctttttgttcaattgcttcttctttttggtcaattgtttttctctattttctttcttctcaATACCATATTGCATCTTCttgaacaatttcttttgcttATTAGACATCataatcttcttcaattccttttcttcatcagcTTCTTTGTTGGAAGTTCCCTTCGATTTTTTGGAGTGACTCTTCTTATCCTCTTCATTTATTTCAGAGAATTTAACACCAGCAGCTTCTAATTCCAATTCCTTTTGAGCCTTGAggtcttcatcttcttcctcttcctcATCTTCTTGATCTTCATCTCCGTCCTCaatttcaacttcttcttcttcttcgtcgGTGTCTTCTTCAGCTTCACCGTCTTCCTTTTCAACTTCCTTGTTTGGATCATAACCACCAGCATCACCCCATGGAGATAAATGAGGTGGTAATGTTTCACCTGCAGCGTATTCATTGAcattaatcaattcttgtttgttGATGGAGTCAAAAACCCACTGTGGTTGTACATAAGTTCTTCCGGGAACTTTTTGCAAGATCTTGGGTCTGTCAATGATTTGATGAgttatatttgataaattcaatttcttatATGCCTCAGGATCATTAATCTTCAAATCGTCAATAGCAATTTCTGAAATTATCTTACCCCCACATGATAATATACAGAATTCTAAAATGTCTAACGGAACTTCTCTGCCAATGTAAAAGATAAACTTGGAAAATAATTCTGCTGTCAGAGATGCATACTTTGAAGGTTGTAATAACGAGTCCTCTTTAGTCGATGTGAATTCGTCcaattcaatatcttcTACTGATTCTccgttgttgttgtcttgCTCGTcgttttcttgttgttcttgatCTGCTTTTATGGCCTTGttcaattctttctttgacAAATTCTTTCCTTCTTCGTCATTCTTTTcctctttcttcttcaaagGAGCATCTTTATCTTGCAAAACGTATCCACTTAACCCAATTGATTTCTCAATTATTGGAGGATAAATCAACCCAGCTTCATTGTAAAGTTTGTATAACACAAAATGTACCAAAGTAGAATAAAATTCCAAAAACGTCAACATAATTCTAAAGTCAACGTCGGTCGGAATATTTGTAGGAAATTTGTACGGAATCAACCATCTTATTTCTTGTCCCTTAACAGTGGCTTGGTAATAAACACCTTTGATAGACacaaaaacttttttcaaGCATCTTTCTTTAGCAACGTAAGCTAACCATTGATTGCACAACTTTTCAGCTTCAGAAACAACTTTGGCAGAAACCTTGTCTGTTGCAGGCATGTTagcaaaaagaaacaacatGTTTAACGGATCATCCAAGTCACGCAATGCGTCAGCAAATGTAGGATACCTTTCTTTGATGATGTGGTTCAAAGTATACTTTGGTCTGTGTTGATCCAATTTATAGGCATCGCTAACTTCTCCTCTTCCCAAAGCTTTTTGCAATTTTTTGGCAAATGTCTTGTGCTGTCTGAATTTGTCCAATACAGGTTCATGCAAGAGATATTGAATATcctttgaataataaaaggTTACAGGAGCAGTAGATCCTTTGTTAgctttcttcttgtttcttGGTTCTCTTGGATAAATCCCTTTGAATATACAAAGACGACGGAAATCGGCCAAAGAAATCtgcaatttcttgattgcTTGGGTTCTCGTAATAAAGTTTTTGGCATTCCCGGTGGTACCCCTCTTCTTTATTCTGGCCATTTTATGTTTGTTTGGTTTGATGGAGTCTGAACAAAGTGATAGTTATAAAATctgaaaaatttagatttttttttttttgtagtTAGTCCTCATCGGGGAAAATAGAACACTCATCGCTCTTGAcagtcaaaaaaaaaaatgaaaaataaaaaataaagtagTGTTCTCGGTGACAAATTGCAAAATCACTAGCCAAATAAATCAGGAATCAACTGTCTATCCAGCTATGCCCAGAAGCaatattattcattatAATTGGTCACTTGGGTTCTTGCTGCTTATTtaaacttcttttttttttgttgaattattttttcaaattctgtTTTTAACAAGTATGTGATGATCCACATTTCATTGTACTTTGACCGGTTAACAGTTAAGGTGACTGTTTCAGTGGACCACTTGTCCACTAACACTGACACACCATTGTTAATTTCgaattcaactttttttgCAATGGGAACGTAGAATATTTCTGGAAACTCATCTGCAATCATATAGCTAATGTACTGTATGTTTGTCAAAGGATATTGTGATAGTGAATGGGCTCTGATGGAGCagaatattgaatttgCAGCTGAGTTGATTAATTGGATGAGCAGCTTAAAGATTTCAATGTGAAATGCATTTTCAGAACACAATCCTAGTATCTTGTATATATGATTCTGAGTAAGTTTTATATTGGAGTTAAGAATCAAATACGTTAAGGCAGTGTTGTTCACCAGGAGAGTCGTCTTAGTGCTAGATTGCAATGGTTGTATGGGCATGGATGTGAATTTAATGTTGGCTATTAAAACTGGATATTCTTGAAGAGAAGTATAATAAAGttaaaagaaatagaaagCTACATATCACATTATTTCTTTCCTCCTGATTTTGttcactttttctttttgttttgtttgcACACTTTTGCAACCAGCATATCCAAGTCATGCAAGTAATCAACGATACTTCTTTATTGtctgaaaaatatttaacaGTCGTCAGTTATGATGATATGACAAGCCCAAATTACATGGCAAAgttatcaaaattatcaaactCTTTGCACAAGCAAGGTTTGGATCTCCACAAGGTATGCTTGATAATGagatttaaaatcaaattgaaaacaagtCTACAAATAGCTGGCGTCAATTATCAAGTGTATAGCACTATATCAAAGCTCAACGGATTGATTCTGCTGCTTTATGAGGGACTAGATTTGGATTGCGAAAGCTCAATCGacatcaaattcaatgattttgGAGATTTTGGGGATTCAATAAAGAGATGCATCTcgattgaaaattttgatttctttatGGAAAATGAATTCTTGGTCAGTCTTGAAAATGACTCTGACCCTGACACACGTTTGGTGTATGACAACTTTATTGTTTGAGTCACGTGGAGATCCCACGCCCCACGTTTAGATCATTAAAGTCAAAAACC
Coding sequences within it:
- the MED18 gene encoding Med18p (RNA polymerase II mediator complex subunit; rat catheter biofilm repressed); the protein is MVHQLSLVSSIPHNKYLQTISTLQALTGLIQPESISTYTLLAKPSYAFKPKFEPGKVNQIEQYYMRCITTWNSDKQGDDEKVEKGFDISEPFINKESNIVVRKLFTEEDSVERVWTLQVSDIPVAGKNQGCCQQQIYESTLVHTHTAIEIKVGNGDPIDIDTNNDKQGDNNTDKPKQEHDGKLPEAIDEDIIKNGDEKKTTHDDNDSDIMEIDEPNPETQTLPQSLSNGVSQRTTRKDSFLIFLSDLGYEVINQYWQKGVRFFYGDIIIEIYKIFIRDESSQADSNEGIKLKLLDDSNQFQIKAYININKSTEIDSINSGVKELIKLQEFLKNLFVLEIPDRMFMDSRIKQ
- a CDS encoding uncharacterized protein (Ortholog of C. parapsilosis CDC317 : CPAR2_407020, C. dubliniensis CD36 : Cd36_23460, Debaryomyces hansenii CBS767 : DEHA2B02002g and Pichia stipitis Pignal : PICST_31649), encoding MQVINDTSLLSEKYLTVVSYDDMTSPNYMAKLSKLSNSLHKQGLDLHKVCLIMRFKIKLKTSLQIAGVNYQVYSTISKLNGLISSLYEGLDLDCESSIDIKFNDFGDFGDSIKRCISIENFDFFMENEFLVSLENDSDPDTRLVYDNFIV
- a CDS encoding uncharacterized protein (Ortholog of C. dubliniensis CD36 : Cd36_23450, C. parapsilosis CDC317 : CPAR2_407010, Candida tenuis NRRL Y-1498 : cten_CGOB_00249 and Debaryomyces hansenii CBS767 : DEHA2B01980g), encoding MPIQPLQSSTKTTLSVNNTALTYLILNSNIKLTQNHIYKILGLCSENAFHIEIFKSLIQLINSAANSIFCSIRAHSLSQYPLTNIQYISYMIADEFPEIFYVPIAKKVEFEINNGVSVLVDKWSTETVTLTVNRSKYNEMWIITYLLKTEFEKIIQQKKKKFK
- a CDS encoding glutamyl-tRNA(Gln) amidotransferase subunit F (Trimeric GatFAB AmidoTransferase(AdT) complex subunit; involved in the formation of Q-tRNAQ; repressed by fluphenazine treatment or in an azole-resistant strain that overexpresses CDR1; Spider biofilm induced); translated protein: MKSILRSTTRNLITSSRRFENLKTTEEIRNFLAESTWSINELLKSPTGSSQPEVSPEIVKKMLKLSGLNDLKDDQSVTKALNLQMMFINHLYDNDHETVTPSPKRNENNGIFRLLASDHLPQRPLELNNLLKQINELKPDPSKGEVDFTISDLQRDSFVINKRKE
- the PES1 gene encoding mRNA-binding ribosome synthesis protein (Pescadillo homolog required for yeast cell growth, lateral yeast growth on filamentous cells and virulence in mice; hyphal cells grow normally in mutant; mutation confers hypersensitivity to 5-fluorocytosine, 5-fluorouracil, tubercidin), producing MARIKKRGTTGNAKNFITRTQAIKKLQISLADFRRLCIFKGIYPREPRNKKKANKGSTAPVTFYYSKDIQYLLHEPVLDKFRQHKTFAKKLQKALGRGEVSDAYKLDQHRPKYTLNHIIKERYPTFADALRDLDDPLNMLFLFANMPATDKVSAKVVSEAEKLCNQWLAYVAKERCLKKVFVSIKGVYYQATVKGQEIRWLIPYKFPTNIPTDVDFRIMLTFLEFYSTLVHFVLYKLYNEAGLIYPPIIEKSIGLSGYVLQDKDAPLKKKEEKNDEEGKNLSKKELNKAIKADQEQQENDEQDNNNGESVEDIELDEFTSTKEDSLLQPSKYASSTAELFSKFIFYIGREVPLDILEFCILSCGGKIISEIAIDDLKINDPEAYKKLNLSNITHQIIDRPKILQKVPGRTYVQPQWVFDSINKQELINVNEYAAGETLPPHLSPWGDAGGYDPNKEVEKEDGEAEEDTDEEEEEVEIEDGDEDQEDEEEEEDEDLKAQKELELEAAGVKFSEINEEDKKSHSKKSKGTSNKEADEEKELKKIMMSNKQKKLFKKMQYGIEKKENREKQLTKKKKQLNKKKEQLKKLN